In Leptospira selangorensis, the following are encoded in one genomic region:
- a CDS encoding LA_3751/LA_3752 family putative glycosyltransferase, producing MKTTGISKGFFLFSAIYFGILILLKPWEALFSDQFLKYHQAYSMFQSGFSTENLIYPSLDLDPTYNYFLWKAPMVFQIGDRMIGQYPIFLTLLIAPFLVLGWVPIVSVLMGIFNLISAYILRRFWDLSWFWLAFTFFGTYIFLMGPELSEHPPLLLLELLGLTFFYKTEDKISNKLIGGIALGLGVWLRLEVLIFFVIFWASGWVAFGKDWWKKSFWFSVSFSVIVLLLFLFHTLDYQHPIGPRYFQNFNTGEDQGTVLSRAFTILIGTYTMPGLLIYLPILLPLFYFFVKKAKEGKIQASFYHLGLSSYVFIILIAFLAPNDGVSNWGPRYVGLALIPFVLVLKEVTEISEWKLGKSGKNLAFSILVIYSFGMTLAGFVNYQRSSKEIRSIRSIYKDSQASSLLFLDDVLCGSIGPSYFQKRVLCIHNETSAQGMDAIVSFLSKKHPGEKVGFISYSDAVVEYAAKLPESNNILMHKYRMKVLAEAEIRPVWLELFGHAWKENEVKTKGLWEYREYEIPKEGTGILRK from the coding sequence ATGAAAACAACTGGAATTTCAAAAGGATTCTTTCTATTTAGCGCAATTTATTTCGGGATCCTAATTTTACTAAAACCTTGGGAGGCACTTTTTTCAGATCAGTTTTTGAAATACCACCAAGCCTATTCCATGTTTCAATCAGGTTTCAGCACTGAAAATCTGATCTATCCTTCCCTCGATCTAGATCCGACTTATAATTATTTTCTTTGGAAAGCCCCGATGGTTTTCCAGATAGGAGATAGAATGATCGGTCAATATCCGATCTTTCTCACGCTTCTGATCGCACCATTTTTAGTTTTAGGTTGGGTACCGATTGTTTCCGTTTTGATGGGAATATTCAATCTGATCTCCGCTTATATTTTGAGAAGATTCTGGGATCTTTCCTGGTTCTGGCTCGCTTTTACTTTTTTCGGAACGTATATCTTTTTGATGGGACCCGAACTTTCGGAACATCCTCCTCTTCTTCTTTTAGAATTATTAGGACTTACTTTCTTTTATAAGACTGAAGATAAAATTTCCAATAAACTAATCGGAGGGATCGCTCTAGGACTTGGAGTTTGGTTAAGATTAGAAGTTCTGATCTTCTTTGTGATCTTCTGGGCTAGCGGCTGGGTCGCTTTCGGAAAAGATTGGTGGAAAAAATCTTTTTGGTTCTCCGTATCTTTTTCAGTTATTGTACTTCTACTATTCTTATTCCATACATTGGATTACCAACATCCGATCGGTCCTAGATATTTCCAAAATTTTAATACAGGCGAAGACCAAGGAACGGTTCTTTCTAGGGCATTCACAATCCTGATCGGAACGTATACAATGCCGGGACTTTTGATCTATTTACCGATCCTTCTTCCTTTGTTTTATTTCTTTGTTAAAAAAGCCAAAGAAGGAAAGATCCAAGCCTCCTTCTATCATTTAGGGCTCAGTTCTTATGTATTTATCATACTGATTGCATTCCTTGCTCCGAACGATGGGGTTTCAAACTGGGGACCAAGATATGTCGGACTTGCATTGATCCCATTTGTTTTGGTTTTGAAAGAAGTGACCGAGATTTCCGAATGGAAACTGGGAAAATCAGGCAAAAACTTGGCGTTTTCCATTTTAGTGATTTATTCTTTCGGAATGACATTGGCCGGTTTTGTGAATTACCAACGAAGTTCAAAAGAGATCAGATCAATTCGTTCTATTTACAAGGATTCCCAAGCTTCCAGTTTATTGTTTTTAGACGATGTTCTTTGCGGATCTATCGGACCTTCTTATTTTCAAAAAAGAGTATTATGTATTCATAATGAAACTTCCGCACAAGGAATGGACGCGATAGTATCTTTTCTTTCCAAGAAACATCCTGGAGAGAAAGTAGGATTTATTTCTTATTCTGATGCTGTGGTGGAATACGCTGCGAAACTTCCAGAGTCGAATAATATTCTAATGCATAAATATAGAATGAAAGTATTGGCAGAAGCGGAGATCCGTCCTGTTTGGCTGGAATTATTCGGTCATGCTTGGAAAGAGAATGAAGTGAAAACGAAAGGTCTTTGGGAATATCGAGAATACGAAATTCCCAAAGAGGGAACTGGGATATTAAGAAAATAG
- a CDS encoding YceI family protein, translated as MKTKLYLIPSLLVLLTFGSLQAGNFKLDNAHTGVGFKIKHLTISNVSGSFKDFSGKFAYDEATGALTDLDVTIKAASIHTNDEKRDGHLKGKDFFNVDDHPSLTFKAKKATVKKGGVSKIQGELTIKGVTKPVTLEVKFTGSAKDPWGNTHLGFEAETKIKRADFDIAWNKPLEKGGLLIGEEVSIRIEGEALPE; from the coding sequence GTGAAAACGAAACTTTATCTGATCCCTAGCCTTCTGGTGCTTTTAACTTTCGGCAGCCTTCAAGCTGGAAATTTTAAATTAGATAACGCTCACACCGGCGTTGGCTTCAAGATCAAACACCTTACCATTTCTAACGTATCCGGAAGTTTTAAAGACTTCAGCGGAAAATTCGCTTATGACGAAGCTACCGGTGCTCTTACTGATCTAGACGTAACTATCAAAGCAGCTTCCATTCACACTAACGACGAGAAAAGAGACGGACACTTGAAAGGAAAAGATTTCTTCAATGTAGACGATCATCCTTCTCTTACTTTCAAAGCAAAAAAAGCTACCGTTAAAAAAGGCGGAGTTTCTAAGATCCAAGGAGAATTAACTATCAAAGGAGTGACTAAACCGGTTACTTTAGAAGTTAAATTCACAGGATCTGCAAAAGACCCATGGGGAAATACTCACCTAGGTTTCGAAGCAGAAACTAAAATCAAAAGAGCTGATTTTGATATCGCTTGGAACAAACCTTTGGAAAAAGGCGGACTTCTAATCGGAGAAGAAGTTTCTATCCGTATCGAAGGCGAAGCACTTCCAGAATAA
- a CDS encoding DNA-binding domain-containing protein, whose amino-acid sequence MNPEEFRKFFSSTIMGKEEVPLLSEHILPGGKLEHSSAISVYQNAYSARFTEALGEKYETVWRVLGDEDFFETAKNFIKENSSYSYNLSDYGEKFPDYLKMNFSEHPVLAEIADFELYVFRIFHLSKNDGTNLQNGLLQGETEDLKVTFHSSVSFLEYSYPIYDLWKTENQKDLPDFLNEKKQYLVLGKKGSDLFVSEIEKWEWSFGKNLYEGKSILRSLEICGNPPKGLGSISEFLSGMTRNGLIVQVSS is encoded by the coding sequence ATGAACCCGGAAGAATTCAGAAAATTTTTTTCGAGTACCATTATGGGAAAAGAAGAAGTTCCATTATTGTCGGAGCATATCCTGCCTGGCGGAAAATTGGAACATAGTTCCGCGATCTCTGTTTATCAAAACGCTTATAGCGCCAGATTTACGGAGGCCTTGGGAGAAAAATATGAAACAGTTTGGCGAGTCTTGGGAGATGAGGACTTTTTCGAAACAGCGAAAAACTTTATTAAGGAAAATTCATCATATTCTTATAATCTATCCGATTATGGGGAAAAATTTCCGGACTATTTAAAGATGAATTTTTCGGAACACCCTGTGTTAGCAGAGATTGCAGATTTTGAACTTTATGTTTTTAGAATATTCCATCTTAGCAAAAATGATGGGACTAACCTGCAAAACGGTTTACTTCAAGGAGAAACGGAAGATCTAAAGGTTACCTTTCATTCTTCCGTTTCGTTTTTAGAATATTCTTATCCGATTTATGATCTATGGAAAACTGAAAATCAGAAAGATCTTCCTGATTTTCTAAACGAAAAAAAACAATATTTGGTCTTAGGAAAAAAAGGATCTGACTTATTCGTCTCAGAGATTGAAAAATGGGAATGGTCCTTCGGTAAAAATTTGTACGAAGGAAAAAGTATCTTAAGGTCTTTGGAAATTTGTGGAAATCCTCCGAAAGGTTTGGGATCTATTTCCGAATTCCTTTCGGGGATGACCAGAAACGGTTTGATCGTTCAGGTTAGCTCTTAA
- a CDS encoding DUF692 domain-containing protein encodes MSSIGVGLRKEHYPYLRKGEPVRISWFEAITENYMDTQGRPLETLEFIRKNFPVALHGVSLSILGGTFPDKKYIQRWKELIQRIDPFLVSDHLCWTEQSGNYLHDLLPFPFTEEFLKFAIERVMQVQEILGRKILLENVSTYLSFPQSEMTEWEFISELSKKSGCGILLDINNIYVNSINHGFSAFTYLDSIPWENVGQIHLAGHTDTGEFLFDTHSRPVAKEVWDLFSSFADKIRGIPILLEWDEDIPNFLEMEEEALKAKSILGSVPK; translated from the coding sequence ATGTCTTCCATCGGAGTGGGCTTAAGAAAAGAACATTATCCTTATTTAAGAAAGGGTGAACCTGTCAGAATTTCTTGGTTCGAGGCAATCACCGAAAATTATATGGATACCCAAGGTCGCCCCCTGGAGACGTTGGAGTTTATACGCAAAAATTTTCCGGTCGCGTTACATGGAGTTTCCTTATCAATACTTGGCGGAACTTTTCCCGATAAAAAGTATATACAACGATGGAAGGAACTGATCCAAAGAATAGATCCTTTCCTGGTTTCTGATCATCTTTGCTGGACAGAACAGTCCGGAAATTATCTACACGATCTATTACCTTTTCCTTTTACTGAAGAATTCCTGAAATTTGCGATAGAGAGAGTTATGCAGGTCCAAGAGATCTTGGGTAGAAAGATCCTATTGGAAAATGTTTCGACCTATTTGAGTTTTCCGCAGAGCGAAATGACAGAATGGGAATTTATCTCGGAACTTTCTAAAAAAAGCGGATGTGGGATCTTATTAGATATTAATAATATATATGTGAATTCGATCAACCATGGATTTTCCGCATTCACATATTTGGATTCCATTCCTTGGGAGAATGTAGGGCAGATCCATCTTGCCGGGCATACGGATACAGGAGAATTTTTATTCGATACACATTCTAGACCGGTCGCAAAAGAAGTTTGGGATCTATTTTCTTCTTTTGCGGATAAAATCCGTGGAATTCCAATCTTACTAGAATGGGACGAGGATATTCCAAACTTTTTAGAAATGGAAGAAGAAGCCCTCAAAGCAAAATCAATTTTGGGATCTGTGCCGAAATGA
- a CDS encoding YHS domain-containing (seleno)protein: protein MNKSYFLPIVLLLLWDCSGRQLADPVFKQDGKTAIQGYDPVAYFKESKPKEGNPKFSFHWKGADWRFSSEKNLESFKKSPESFAPQYGGYCAYAMRDGETYETDPKAWKIVSGKLYLNYNEKVHGFWERDIPGNIVKADNQWKVLPLIKTNP from the coding sequence ATGAACAAGTCGTATTTTTTACCGATCGTACTTTTACTTCTCTGGGACTGCTCCGGAAGACAACTAGCGGATCCTGTTTTCAAACAAGATGGAAAAACCGCAATCCAAGGTTACGATCCGGTCGCTTATTTTAAGGAATCCAAACCGAAAGAAGGAAATCCTAAATTCAGTTTTCATTGGAAAGGTGCGGACTGGAGATTTTCTTCCGAAAAAAATCTGGAATCTTTTAAGAAGTCTCCGGAAAGTTTCGCTCCTCAATACGGAGGATATTGCGCTTATGCAATGAGAGACGGAGAAACTTATGAAACGGATCCTAAAGCTTGGAAAATTGTCTCCGGCAAATTATATTTGAACTATAACGAGAAGGTCCACGGTTTTTGGGAAAGAGACATACCCGGAAATATCGTAAAAGCGGATAATCAGTGGAAGGTTTTGCCTTTAATCAAAACAAACCCTTAA
- a CDS encoding DnaJ domain-containing protein: MNARSFDQVKSSLEDVIFEIQSSSNDCEWFISSEKLIEILEIRREDYFKLLYTLRGEREYSSKGSQGFTQDNADLLILLLEKVLKIEGLAYEFAKGGVYFDDTYLDEFRAYLKEIVLSKLERHDLDKELLLLLISSTKKFEDAFDSYFDDQFDVQRLVDNGITEFLERKGFSGDYGADVFLRNYFFQILNTKLFPIRQITSEYRDRAYYEIFGRFREEEREKTKKKKSNFRKKFSSKSFYEDEDAETREHREFLGLSEEYTKAELKNKYKEMIKKYHPDVNKNGLEMTQKIIASYNFLVMKDR; encoded by the coding sequence TTGAACGCTCGCAGTTTTGATCAGGTAAAATCTTCCTTAGAGGACGTAATCTTCGAGATACAGTCTTCCAGCAATGATTGTGAGTGGTTTATCTCCTCCGAAAAACTGATCGAAATTTTAGAGATCCGACGAGAGGATTATTTTAAACTCCTATATACTCTCCGAGGAGAAAGGGAATATTCTTCCAAAGGTTCCCAAGGATTTACCCAGGACAACGCGGATCTTCTCATTTTATTACTGGAGAAGGTCCTAAAAATCGAAGGCCTCGCCTACGAATTCGCAAAAGGTGGAGTGTATTTCGATGACACTTATCTGGATGAATTCCGTGCTTATTTGAAGGAGATCGTTCTTTCTAAATTGGAAAGACATGATCTGGATAAGGAACTTCTACTTTTACTCATATCTTCTACCAAAAAATTCGAAGACGCATTCGATTCCTACTTCGACGATCAATTCGATGTGCAAAGATTAGTGGATAACGGGATCACCGAATTTTTGGAAAGAAAAGGTTTTTCGGGAGATTATGGAGCCGATGTATTCTTAAGGAATTATTTCTTTCAAATCTTAAATACTAAGTTATTCCCTATCCGACAAATTACCTCGGAATATAGAGATAGGGCTTATTACGAAATTTTCGGAAGATTCAGAGAAGAAGAAAGAGAAAAGACTAAAAAGAAAAAATCCAATTTCCGCAAAAAATTCTCTTCTAAATCGTTTTACGAGGATGAAGATGCTGAGACAAGAGAGCATCGGGAATTTTTAGGACTCTCCGAAGAATATACAAAAGCTGAATTAAAAAATAAATACAAAGAGATGATCAAAAAATATCATCCTGACGTAAACAAAAACGGTCTGGAGATGACACAAAAGATCATCGCTTCCTATAATTTTTTAGTAATGAAAGATCGTTAG
- a CDS encoding carbon starvation CstA family protein: MLPLLAVFGCFTLYFLGYKFYSGFLSKSIFQLKDTVGDTPAHKFNDGVDYLPTKPAVLFGHHYASIAGLAPILGPAVAVIWGWLPAMLWVVFGGIFIGCVHDFGAIVVSVRNQGKSIGQVAQDLLGPRARSLFHAIIFFLVALAMGVFVIVLAEMFSADPKLKQAPVTPTPQIEQTQTAPSIKDHVHPSEVRVETPSSPIKLRSHFPEAVIPTAGIMVFAVLVGWLHYKKGMKLGPLTFASVTLTLIVMVLGMNESILTWTGLNDIDKSPGVPIWKIILLAYAFLASVTPVWLLLQSRDYINSFLLYLGIIAIYFGFVKGSIFGEFSSFNAEAIRTEKVDMDIIPFVFITIACGAVSGFHALVSSGTTAKQLDREIDARVIGYGGMIGESLLGLTSVVACTIGFASAGEWSSFYKSWSGIQGLAPSVGAYIYGTGRFISQLGFDEGFAQGFIALVVVSFALTSLDSATRLLRYNIEEIAESFNSETIRKILGNRYVSSIIACVAIGFFAFLQIDQNGKKTTAGLALWKLFGTTNQLLAGLALLVITIYLLYSKKKTWISFIPMIFVLGATLWAMVINFYDFIFSKSPSYLLATVGGVLIFLTVWLLLEAILAWRRFSKA; the protein is encoded by the coding sequence ATGTTACCCCTTCTCGCGGTTTTCGGTTGTTTCACTCTTTATTTTTTAGGTTATAAGTTTTACTCCGGATTTTTATCAAAATCCATCTTCCAACTCAAAGACACTGTGGGTGATACCCCGGCTCATAAGTTCAATGACGGTGTAGATTATCTTCCCACAAAGCCCGCGGTTTTATTCGGGCACCATTATGCTTCCATCGCGGGACTCGCTCCCATCCTAGGACCTGCAGTTGCAGTGATCTGGGGTTGGTTGCCTGCGATGCTTTGGGTGGTATTTGGAGGAATTTTCATAGGTTGTGTCCATGATTTCGGAGCAATCGTAGTTTCGGTCCGTAACCAAGGTAAATCGATCGGGCAAGTTGCTCAGGATCTTTTAGGACCAAGGGCGAGAAGTTTATTTCATGCGATCATTTTTTTCTTAGTCGCATTGGCAATGGGTGTGTTCGTGATCGTTCTTGCAGAAATGTTCTCTGCGGATCCTAAATTAAAGCAGGCACCCGTCACCCCTACTCCACAAATCGAACAAACACAAACTGCTCCGAGCATCAAAGACCATGTGCATCCTTCCGAAGTTAGGGTAGAAACTCCTTCTTCTCCTATTAAACTCAGAAGTCATTTCCCGGAGGCAGTAATTCCTACTGCAGGGATCATGGTGTTTGCCGTTTTAGTAGGATGGCTTCATTATAAAAAAGGAATGAAGTTAGGACCTCTCACATTCGCTTCCGTAACACTTACTTTGATAGTAATGGTTCTCGGAATGAATGAATCCATTCTCACATGGACAGGTCTGAATGATATAGACAAATCCCCGGGTGTTCCAATTTGGAAAATTATACTTCTTGCATATGCTTTTCTGGCTTCCGTAACTCCAGTTTGGCTACTTCTCCAAAGTAGGGACTATATCAATTCCTTCTTATTGTATTTAGGGATTATCGCAATTTATTTCGGTTTCGTAAAAGGAAGTATCTTCGGCGAATTTTCTTCCTTTAACGCGGAAGCGATCCGCACTGAAAAAGTGGATATGGATATTATTCCGTTCGTGTTCATCACGATTGCATGCGGAGCGGTTTCCGGTTTCCATGCTTTGGTAAGCTCCGGAACCACTGCAAAACAATTGGATAGAGAAATAGATGCAAGGGTAATCGGATACGGCGGAATGATAGGTGAATCCCTTTTAGGTCTTACATCGGTTGTTGCCTGTACGATCGGATTTGCATCCGCGGGAGAATGGTCTTCTTTTTATAAATCCTGGTCCGGTATCCAAGGTTTAGCACCTTCTGTAGGGGCTTATATCTATGGAACCGGAAGATTTATCTCTCAGTTGGGATTCGACGAAGGTTTTGCCCAAGGTTTTATCGCACTCGTTGTAGTAAGCTTTGCTTTGACATCCTTAGATTCGGCTACCAGATTATTAAGATATAATATAGAAGAGATCGCAGAAAGTTTCAATTCGGAAACGATCAGAAAAATTTTAGGGAATCGTTATGTTTCCAGTATTATCGCATGTGTTGCGATCGGATTTTTTGCATTCTTACAAATCGACCAAAACGGTAAAAAAACCACCGCGGGATTAGCGCTTTGGAAACTATTCGGGACAACAAACCAGCTGCTTGCAGGACTTGCTTTACTTGTAATCACAATCTATCTATTGTATTCTAAGAAAAAGACCTGGATCAGTTTTATACCGATGATATTCGTATTAGGCGCAACACTCTGGGCAATGGTTATTAACTTCTACGATTTTATATTCTCCAAGTCTCCTAGTTATTTACTCGCGACAGTCGGAGGAGTTTTAATCTTTCTAACCGTTTGGTTATTATTAGAAGCGATCCTGGCATGGAGAAGGTTTTCTAAAGCATGA
- a CDS encoding NUDIX hydrolase, translating into MKFCSVCGSEVVQKIPEGDSLTRYVCENCGTIHYQNPKVIVGTIPIWEGKILLCKRAIEPRKGYWTLPAGFLENRETVEEGAARETSEEANAKIDIVRLHSVYSIPHISQVYMFFLANLIDGIFSKSPESEEVKLFSPEEIPWEEIAFASVTFALKRYTEKSEPSNSGTHMGSIRNRKLEDKT; encoded by the coding sequence ATGAAATTTTGCAGCGTTTGCGGCTCTGAAGTAGTCCAAAAAATCCCAGAAGGAGACAGTCTCACAAGATACGTTTGTGAGAACTGTGGCACCATACATTATCAAAATCCAAAGGTAATCGTTGGGACCATTCCTATTTGGGAAGGTAAAATACTACTCTGCAAACGTGCGATAGAACCTAGAAAAGGATACTGGACCCTACCCGCCGGATTTTTAGAGAACAGAGAAACTGTGGAAGAAGGCGCCGCAAGAGAAACTTCGGAAGAAGCAAATGCAAAGATCGATATTGTTCGTCTTCATTCCGTTTACAGTATTCCTCATATCAGCCAAGTTTATATGTTCTTCCTTGCCAATTTAATCGATGGAATTTTTTCGAAAAGCCCCGAATCGGAAGAAGTAAAACTATTCTCTCCCGAAGAAATACCTTGGGAAGAGATCGCGTTTGCCTCCGTCACATTCGCATTAAAACGTTATACTGAAAAATCCGAGCCTTCCAATTCGGGAACTCATATGGGTTCGATCCGTAACAGAAAATTAGAGGATAAAACATAA
- a CDS encoding cell envelope biogenesis protein OmpA, whose protein sequence is MFGKIFPFLGILGVLFSSSISANSLISTESGSFSPNWDGVSDILRFKIQTSSLPKLQDWELTIRSASGETVRKFEAGKIRKKGFTIFSDENEFASEDIYLPSILEWDGENENGTPVGDGYYTYQLFLLTTNKERILSEESTFYLDARPPKVEANCKTKLLLSEDRNLSKIIIQQKTSGESADMFIGEFLDFEGRSLKAYTWRNREVPYQLVWDGTDSNGRIVPPGLYTYKLTGRDPAGNESIDKIENLTVKNESSGVDLNIEGDLFPSDPNNPLNRIKFNSYVSSKLKSDSYELEIFKNEAKEDNLVFSQKSLGEPPAELNWEPKNKENKSLGPGIYFYRLTVYNRYDKYTSVPKKFQLSDQKPKFSYDVSPGGFTPDGDWQKDLVEIRLRSKGLPIVSWKINIMESYYDGDKQEERIVRSWNGTGNGPEKLIWYGLDDQGRRIGSLAELRFVLSYKDIFGGEEELELGDIKTDILVVKEKEGFRFSVPNRIYEDKWWTLPSKLKSVLNKFPGYKAELQIHTSHRGDDEYNLRASEEKAKKVFQSLFGKDYEFGRYRYRGYGETLPLIPGNGAYEVDRNERVDFFLSVGK, encoded by the coding sequence ATGTTCGGAAAAATTTTTCCTTTTTTAGGTATTCTGGGAGTTCTATTCTCTTCTTCGATTTCCGCAAATTCATTGATCAGTACTGAATCCGGCTCCTTCTCTCCGAACTGGGACGGAGTCTCCGATATTCTCAGATTCAAGATACAAACTTCTTCTTTGCCTAAACTACAAGATTGGGAATTAACGATCAGAAGTGCCTCAGGAGAAACTGTTCGAAAATTCGAAGCAGGAAAGATCCGCAAAAAAGGATTCACGATTTTTTCCGACGAAAACGAATTCGCTTCGGAAGATATATATCTACCTTCTATCCTGGAATGGGATGGAGAAAATGAAAACGGAACTCCGGTGGGAGACGGGTATTATACCTACCAACTATTTTTACTCACCACAAACAAAGAAAGGATACTCTCCGAAGAGTCTACATTCTACTTAGATGCGAGACCTCCCAAAGTAGAGGCAAATTGTAAAACCAAGTTATTATTAAGCGAAGACAGGAATTTATCTAAGATCATCATACAACAAAAAACCTCCGGAGAATCCGCCGATATGTTCATCGGAGAATTTTTAGACTTCGAAGGCAGATCCTTAAAAGCTTATACTTGGAGAAATAGAGAAGTTCCTTACCAACTCGTATGGGATGGAACCGATTCGAATGGTAGGATCGTTCCCCCCGGTTTATATACGTATAAACTCACAGGAAGAGATCCTGCAGGAAACGAATCCATAGATAAGATCGAAAATCTTACGGTCAAAAACGAGTCTTCCGGAGTGGATCTAAATATAGAAGGAGATTTATTTCCTTCCGACCCGAACAATCCTTTAAATCGTATTAAATTTAACTCATACGTTTCTTCTAAATTAAAATCCGATTCCTATGAGCTGGAAATTTTCAAAAATGAAGCAAAAGAGGATAATTTAGTCTTTTCCCAAAAATCATTGGGAGAGCCTCCTGCAGAACTGAATTGGGAACCGAAGAACAAAGAAAATAAATCTTTAGGCCCGGGAATATATTTCTATCGTCTAACGGTTTATAATAGATACGATAAGTATACAAGTGTCCCTAAAAAATTCCAACTTTCAGACCAAAAGCCGAAATTCTCTTACGATGTTTCTCCAGGCGGATTTACACCTGATGGAGATTGGCAAAAAGATCTAGTCGAGATCCGTCTAAGATCCAAAGGACTCCCGATAGTATCCTGGAAGATCAATATTATGGAATCCTATTACGATGGAGATAAACAAGAGGAAAGGATCGTCCGTAGTTGGAACGGAACCGGAAACGGCCCGGAAAAATTGATCTGGTACGGTTTAGACGACCAAGGAAGAAGAATAGGATCTCTTGCAGAACTTAGATTTGTTCTCTCTTACAAGGACATTTTCGGCGGAGAAGAAGAGCTGGAATTAGGGGATATCAAAACGGATATCCTAGTCGTAAAAGAGAAAGAAGGTTTCAGATTCTCCGTTCCAAATCGTATCTACGAAGACAAATGGTGGACATTACCTTCTAAACTAAAATCGGTCTTAAATAAATTCCCAGGATACAAAGCGGAATTGCAGATCCATACATCTCATAGGGGAGATGACGAATATAATCTAAGAGCTTCCGAAGAAAAAGCGAAGAAGGTATTCCAATCTTTATTCGGAAAAGATTATGAATTCGGAAGATATAGATACAGAGGTTATGGAGAAACATTACCTTTGATCCCCGGCAACGGAGCTTATGAAGTGGATCGAAACGAAAGAGTAGATTTCTTCTTAAGTGTAGGAAAATAA
- a CDS encoding NRDE family protein, with translation MCTSLIYRDPSKGILGVGFNRDESVKRKPSLFPQLLESNSGKAIAPIDGEAGGTWIGVTQTGEIICLVNYYEATLKLLRNPVSRGLLVRSVLLGERTPESYTDSELEKYYPFKLFKVSKEKTEIFIWDGKTYQTETDSETFAVFGSSFTQGPKAQVSRRETFDNNFRPSSLPDATNFANIAKSFLSSHLPEQGALSPCMHRRDAHSVSRTVIVLDGASVYFSYKNSQPCEEGPEEDYNFTLTEFRTSA, from the coding sequence ATGTGTACTTCTTTAATTTATAGAGATCCAAGTAAAGGAATACTTGGGGTCGGATTTAACAGAGATGAATCCGTAAAAAGAAAACCTTCTCTTTTTCCTCAATTACTCGAATCGAATTCCGGAAAAGCAATCGCACCGATCGACGGAGAAGCGGGAGGCACTTGGATCGGAGTTACCCAAACGGGAGAAATTATCTGCTTAGTAAACTACTACGAGGCTACCTTAAAATTACTGCGCAATCCTGTGAGTAGAGGACTACTAGTTCGTTCCGTTCTTTTAGGAGAGAGAACTCCTGAGTCTTATACGGATTCAGAGTTGGAAAAATATTATCCGTTCAAATTATTTAAAGTAAGCAAAGAGAAAACAGAAATATTTATCTGGGACGGTAAGACTTACCAAACAGAAACGGACTCGGAAACATTTGCAGTTTTCGGAAGTTCCTTCACGCAAGGACCAAAAGCCCAGGTCTCCAGAAGAGAAACATTCGATAATAATTTTCGTCCTTCTTCGCTTCCGGATGCCACAAATTTTGCAAATATAGCTAAGTCATTCTTATCTTCTCATCTACCGGAACAAGGCGCTTTATCGCCTTGTATGCATAGAAGAGACGCACATTCCGTATCCAGAACAGTAATCGTTTTGGATGGAGCTTCTGTTTATTTCTCTTACAAGAATTCTCAGCCTTGCGAAGAAGGACCTGAAGAAGATTACAATTTCACTTTGACTGAATTTCGAACTTCTGCATGA
- a CDS encoding PilZ domain-containing protein has translation MAGTNSLFDDKYEYRDPSQQKRKNARVKITIDGDFIVKGKTQRFPVFIVDIGTGGAGLETRTSVFEGDRIILFGNINGKNMELESEVIRVSGKKANVIFISLSEEDKDLIQDLIHKKFFDKDKKPLS, from the coding sequence ATGGCGGGCACTAATTCCCTTTTCGACGATAAATACGAATACCGGGACCCTTCTCAACAGAAGAGGAAGAACGCTCGCGTCAAAATCACCATAGACGGTGATTTTATAGTCAAAGGTAAAACCCAAAGATTTCCGGTATTCATAGTTGATATAGGAACTGGAGGAGCAGGCCTTGAGACCCGCACTTCCGTTTTCGAAGGAGACAGGATCATCCTATTCGGAAATATCAACGGCAAAAATATGGAACTCGAATCGGAAGTAATCCGAGTCTCCGGAAAAAAAGCGAACGTAATCTTTATCAGCCTTTCTGAAGAAGACAAAGATCTAATCCAAGACTTGATCCACAAAAAGTTCTTCGACAAAGACAAAAAGCCTCTATCCTGA